One Mesorhizobium sp. J428 DNA segment encodes these proteins:
- a CDS encoding DUF1476 domain-containing protein — translation MTSMKDREEGFEKKFAHDEELKFKATARRNKLLGAWAAEKLGKSGADAEAYAKEVVMADFEEAGDEDVFRKLRGDFDKAGVAVSDHQIRHAMAELLETAAKQIAGA, via the coding sequence ATGACCAGCATGAAGGACCGGGAAGAGGGCTTCGAGAAGAAGTTCGCCCATGACGAGGAGCTGAAGTTCAAGGCGACCGCGCGCCGCAACAAGCTCCTGGGCGCCTGGGCGGCCGAAAAGCTCGGCAAGTCTGGCGCGGATGCGGAAGCCTACGCCAAGGAGGTCGTGATGGCCGACTTCGAGGAGGCGGGCGACGAGGATGTGTTCCGCAAGCTGCGGGGCGACTTCGACAAGGCCGGCGTGGCCGTGTCCGACCACCAGATCCGCCACGCGATGGCGGAACTGCTCGAGACCGCCGCGAAGCAGATCGCTGGCGCCTGA